The genomic DNA GGAGCATCAGCGATCCGAAGGAGCCCGCGAAGAACGCCCTGTAGTAACCGAAGAGATCGATGGAGTGCTTGGAGAGGCCGAAGAGAGGGATGTTGGAGAGCACGAAGTATAGCAGAAGTATTCCGACTGTCCATCCCAGCTTCCTCTTGAAGTGGACATGGCCAGCAGGCCTCTCCACGGCAGGGAGTCTCCTGACGAACGGCTCTATCGCGTAGAAGAAACTTTGCTGGTTCATACTATCACGGCTTCACCGCCAGCAGCTTCGATCTTGCTCCTAGCTGAGCTGGAGAAGGCAGCTGCGGCGACTGTAAGCCTTCTTGTGACCTTTCCCTTTCCCAGAACCTTCACACCGTGCAGCTCTATTCTGCCCTCCGGCCCAACCATCTCGTTCAGAACGCCAACATTGATAGTCTCAATGTCGAAGGAGTTTGGCCGCACGAACCCGTGCTTGCCCATGGGCTCTCCTCGTATTATCGAGCGAACCCAGTGGTGCTTGCATGTGCCAGCGTTGCCACGCCCACCTCTTGAGCCTCCACCTCTCTGGTTCTTGTGCTTTCCATGATATGTCCTGTGACCGCGCTTCTTCTTCGTATGCTCCCTGACCATGATGTCACCTCATCTTCTTTATGAGCTCGGCAATCGATTCGTGATACCCAAGCTCCCCACCTTCCTTGACGGTCTTTTTAATCCCGCGGTGACCCTTCCTCGGAGGGTGGAGCCTGAACACAGGCTTTATGCCGAAGTCCTTCAGGCTTGCAGCCCCTGCGCATACAGCCTCTGCAAGCTCGCGTATGCTCTTGTATGGAGAGATCTCGCGCACAACCTCGTCAGTGAGACGCCTGTTCCCGCTGAGTCTGCCACGTTTTTCGAGGATCATGGTGAGCAGATCAGCATCTGCTTTTCCCCAGGCGACGTAGTCCTTGACCACCTGGATCATCCCGCGGTAGTGTTCATCCTCTCTCACGAATACGCAGTGATTTACTCTATGGAGACGCAGCATGCTCAGGGTATCCCTGATTGCAGGCTTCGTGTTGACCTCTCCCCTGAGCCTGATTATCGCATACATCCTCAAGACCTCACAGTTATGGTGTTAAGGAGCGCATTGTAGGTCGCCTTGGCGAAGTTCAGGGTCGTTCTCGTCGAACCCTCTGTCCTGGTCCAGACATCCTTTATGCCGGCCATCTCCATGACCTTCTTGGCCACATCTCCTGCAGCCAGTCCGAGACCCCTGGGCGCGGGCATGAGGTATATCCTGACGCTGCCAGAGCTTCCAGATACCTTGTATGGTACAGTGTGCGCCTGGCCGCAGCCGCACTCCCAGCTTCCGCAGCCCCTGTTGATCCTGACCACATTGAGCTTTGCGTTCTCTATGCCCTTCTTTATGGCTCCGCCGACCTGGACGTCCTTGCCGTGGCCTATGCCGATGTATCCATCTCTGTTCCCTACTATGACCGTGGTCCTGAACTTCACCCTTCGCCCGGAGTCGGTCATCCTCTGCACCATGGTTATATCCAGGACCTCATCTTCGAGGCCAGGGAGCAGAAGATCTATAATCTGGTGCTCTTTGATGGGAAGACCTGACCTGACCGCCTCCTCGAACGTCGTGACCTGCCCCTCATAGACAAGTCTGCCGAGCCTGGTCTTCGGTATCCATTCCTCTTCTTCATAACCCTTGATCACGATCTCACCCCAGTATCTTCTCCCTCGCGGCCTCGAACTGTGAGACCACATCCACTCCGGTGTAATCCCTTATGACCTCTCCACGGATTCTTGAATCGTCCGGGAAGACCTCCGGGCTGTGGGGCACGTCCACTCCAGCATCAACAACTCCTTTAAGGGCGGCATACACCCTGCTCCCTCTGGAGTTCGAGTGCAGACCTATGTCGAGTATGCCCTCGTTATACCCCAGTGCGAGCATCTTCTTGCCGAACAGCAATCCTGTAAGATAAGCTGCAGGCACGTTGCCTGTGCTGTGCTGGAACCCGTAGTTCCTGAGCTCCTTCGAGCTGACTGTGAGCAGCGTCCTGTCCCCTTTGAGCTCAGCGATGATCAACTGTATCGTGATGTTTGCATTGCCCTTCCTGACAACAACCCTGGGCTTTCTGGAGAGGATAAGCCTGTATCTGACATGATAGTTGGTCCTCCCCTCTCTCCGCCTCCTGAAGGGCACCCTGTATCGCGGTCCTGTAGCCAAATAGCATCACTCTCTCATAAGGCCTTTCGCCTTGATGTAAGCATCGAGATGTGCAATGCTCCTGTACTCTCCGCCTTTCGCCTTTCTGTACAGCAGCCTGTATGCGTGTCTTTCTATCTTCTCACTATCCCTCATCTCCCGGAGATGCCTCCGGAGTGCTCTGATCCTGCTGATCCAGATCTCCTTCGGTGGAGCTCTGGCGCCCTTCGCACCCCTTCTGCGACCGGGCCCTTTTCTGTGGCCGTACGCCCTTTTCTCCGCCCTCAACCTGAACCTGGCGCGGCTGTTGCCCTTCTTGGGCTTCGCCTTTATATTACCTGCCTCAATATGAGCACGTATATCCTCTCTTGTGATGGCATCGGCCAGCTCACTTGCCACCTCCGGG from Methanothrix thermoacetophila PT includes the following:
- a CDS encoding uL15m family ribosomal protein, whose translation is MVREHTKKKRGHRTYHGKHKNQRGGGSRGGRGNAGTCKHHWVRSIIRGEPMGKHGFVRPNSFDIETINVGVLNEMVGPEGRIELHGVKVLGKGKVTRRLTVAAAAFSSSARSKIEAAGGEAVIV
- a CDS encoding 50S ribosomal protein L30; protein product: MYAIIRLRGEVNTKPAIRDTLSMLRLHRVNHCVFVREDEHYRGMIQVVKDYVAWGKADADLLTMILEKRGRLSGNRRLTDEVVREISPYKSIRELAEAVCAGAASLKDFGIKPVFRLHPPRKGHRGIKKTVKEGGELGYHESIAELIKKMR
- a CDS encoding 30S ribosomal protein S5: MIKGYEEEEWIPKTRLGRLVYEGQVTTFEEAVRSGLPIKEHQIIDLLLPGLEDEVLDITMVQRMTDSGRRVKFRTTVIVGNRDGYIGIGHGKDVQVGGAIKKGIENAKLNVVRINRGCGSWECGCGQAHTVPYKVSGSSGSVRIYLMPAPRGLGLAAGDVAKKVMEMAGIKDVWTRTEGSTRTTLNFAKATYNALLNTITVRS
- a CDS encoding 50S ribosomal protein L18; this encodes MATGPRYRVPFRRRREGRTNYHVRYRLILSRKPRVVVRKGNANITIQLIIAELKGDRTLLTVSSKELRNYGFQHSTGNVPAAYLTGLLFGKKMLALGYNEGILDIGLHSNSRGSRVYAALKGVVDAGVDVPHSPEVFPDDSRIRGEVIRDYTGVDVVSQFEAAREKILG
- a CDS encoding 50S ribosomal protein L19e encodes the protein MPNFTVQRRLAASELGVGESRVWINPDPEVASELADAITREDIRAHIEAGNIKAKPKKGNSRARFRLRAEKRAYGHRKGPGRRRGAKGARAPPKEIWISRIRALRRHLREMRDSEKIERHAYRLLYRKAKGGEYRSIAHLDAYIKAKGLMRE